Proteins from one Listeria weihenstephanensis genomic window:
- a CDS encoding ABC transporter substrate-binding protein has protein sequence MKKKMFLVMILSAILLVMAACGSDKSASGDSEVTLKWYMIGTPQKDHDEVMKEVNKYTQEKLGIGVDMTQIDWGDYGSRMQTMINSGENFDIAYTAAGEFVSYAQKGAFMDISKYVDNEGKKMKAELNSQLWKGVTMDDKVYGVPSNKEIGEQQVYVFNKNLVDKYKMDVSKVNSFADLGPLLKTIKENEPNVTPIGGNKDFKPVTPFDYLIDSAVPLPFAVDEYNDTGKIVNFYEQPETIDILKVLNGYYKDGYVSKDIATSTDPWSYEKDNWFVRIEKYQPYAESIWDKQTNGQYKVVTQPIMKTPIVKNSSVTGAIQAVSVTSKHPKEAVEFLNLLNTDPYLRNLVDKGIEGTHYNELPDGSIEDLPARVERYSMPTYALGNHFILKRYSDEPKDKWEKFKEFNEESKASPGLGFYFDPKSVRTEIASITNVCNEFGPALLTGTVDPDEYMPKFKKKLNDAGMKTVMAEMQKQYDAFKKENKQ, from the coding sequence ATGAAGAAGAAAATGTTTCTGGTTATGATTTTGAGTGCGATTTTGTTGGTAATGGCGGCTTGTGGTAGTGATAAATCGGCGAGTGGGGATAGTGAGGTTACGCTGAAATGGTACATGATTGGGACGCCTCAGAAGGATCATGATGAGGTGATGAAAGAGGTTAATAAATATACACAAGAGAAGCTTGGCATTGGCGTTGATATGACGCAAATTGACTGGGGCGACTACGGTAGCAGAATGCAGACGATGATTAATTCAGGTGAAAATTTTGATATCGCTTACACGGCTGCGGGAGAGTTTGTTTCCTACGCTCAAAAAGGCGCTTTTATGGATATTTCTAAGTATGTTGATAATGAAGGTAAGAAGATGAAAGCCGAGTTAAATAGCCAGCTTTGGAAAGGGGTGACGATGGACGATAAAGTCTATGGCGTTCCTTCAAACAAAGAAATTGGCGAGCAACAAGTGTATGTTTTCAATAAAAATCTTGTCGATAAATATAAAATGGACGTTTCGAAAGTGAATTCATTCGCCGATCTAGGTCCGCTTTTGAAAACAATCAAGGAAAACGAACCTAATGTGACGCCAATCGGTGGAAACAAAGACTTTAAGCCGGTAACGCCGTTTGATTATTTGATCGACTCAGCGGTTCCGCTACCGTTTGCAGTGGATGAATACAATGACACAGGCAAAATCGTGAATTTTTACGAGCAGCCGGAAACGATTGATATTTTGAAAGTTTTGAATGGGTATTATAAAGATGGTTATGTGAGTAAAGACATTGCGACATCAACGGATCCGTGGTCTTACGAGAAGGATAACTGGTTTGTGCGTATTGAGAAATATCAACCGTACGCTGAATCGATTTGGGATAAGCAAACAAATGGTCAGTATAAAGTTGTGACGCAACCAATCATGAAAACGCCAATCGTGAAAAATAGTTCCGTGACAGGCGCGATTCAAGCGGTGTCTGTAACGTCGAAACATCCGAAAGAAGCTGTGGAATTCTTGAATCTTTTGAACACAGATCCATATTTGCGTAACTTGGTTGACAAAGGAATCGAAGGCACGCATTATAATGAGCTTCCAGATGGCAGTATTGAGGATCTACCAGCACGTGTAGAGCGTTATTCGATGCCAACATACGCGCTTGGAAATCACTTTATTTTGAAGAGATATTCCGATGAGCCAAAAGATAAATGGGAAAAATTCAAAGAGTTTAATGAAGAATCAAAAGCATCGCCAGGACTAGGATTCTATTTTGATCCGAAAAGCGTCCGAACCGAAATCGCCTCAATTACAAATGTGTGTAATGAGTTTGGGCCGGCACTTCTGACTGGGACAGTAGATCCAGACGAGTATATGCCGAAATTTAAGAAGAAGCTAAACGATGCAGGGATGAAGACTGTAATGGCGGAGATGCAGAAACAGTATGACGCGTTTAAGAAAGAGAATAAGCAGTAA
- a CDS encoding carbohydrate ABC transporter permease has protein sequence MAEQIEKVEQLEQVNGDLQLPKKGKRKKPDVVDFGPNMNVAMNILLGFLAILCVFPFLYIIVISFSSQDSLATNGFQLIPSEWSTDAYQYLWNMKGQLLQSYGVTIVVTVVGTIFSVAMIALYSYAISRKQFAYRKQFTFFAFFTMLFSGGMVPAYIVMTQVLQLKNSIWALILPLAMNAFYIMIMRTFFIRSIPEPILEAARIEGASELRILWKIVLPLSLPGIATIALFSTLGYWNDWFNASLYIDNPQLVPLQSLLMKIENNLEFMRQNADIAFTSGALKGIPQDGAKMAMVVISTVPIAITYPFFQKYFISGLTIGGVKE, from the coding sequence TTGGCAGAACAAATCGAGAAAGTTGAGCAGTTAGAGCAAGTCAATGGCGACCTCCAGCTGCCGAAAAAAGGTAAACGTAAAAAACCTGATGTCGTGGATTTCGGTCCAAATATGAATGTAGCTATGAATATCTTACTTGGATTTCTCGCGATTTTGTGCGTATTTCCATTCTTGTATATCATCGTTATTTCATTCAGTAGTCAAGATTCGCTCGCAACAAACGGATTCCAACTCATTCCAAGCGAGTGGAGCACGGATGCTTATCAATATCTCTGGAATATGAAAGGTCAGCTATTACAATCATACGGCGTAACAATCGTGGTAACCGTGGTCGGAACTATTTTCAGCGTAGCCATGATCGCTCTGTACTCCTACGCGATCTCACGTAAACAATTCGCCTACCGCAAACAATTCACATTTTTCGCCTTCTTCACGATGCTTTTCAGCGGCGGAATGGTGCCAGCATACATCGTTATGACCCAAGTACTCCAACTGAAAAATTCAATCTGGGCACTAATCCTGCCCCTCGCAATGAACGCGTTTTACATCATGATCATGCGAACTTTCTTCATCCGCTCGATTCCAGAGCCGATCTTAGAAGCCGCACGAATCGAAGGCGCAAGCGAACTGCGAATTTTGTGGAAAATTGTTTTACCGTTATCTCTACCAGGAATCGCGACAATCGCCCTTTTCAGCACGCTAGGTTATTGGAACGACTGGTTTAACGCTTCACTATACATCGACAATCCGCAACTCGTTCCACTGCAATCCTTGTTGATGAAAATTGAGAATAACCTAGAGTTCATGCGGCAAAACGCTGATATCGCCTTCACATCCGGCGCTCTAAAAGGCATACCGCAAGATGGCGCAAAAATGGCGATGGTCGTAATTTCAACAGTACCAATCGCGATTACGTATCCGTTTTTCCAAAAATACTTCATCAGCGGACTCACTATCGGCGGCGTCAAAGAATAG
- a CDS encoding ABC transporter permease codes for MVLPGVAWFVIFAYLPMFGTVIAFKDYRVDGNGFISSLMSSDWVGLDNFKFLFRTDDAFIITRNTVLYNLVFIIVGLLLGVALAIVFNSLVNKRMAKVYQTGMLFPYFLSWVVVSYFLYSFLSEDSGLLNSMIVAFGGDPISWYSDPQYWPFILIFMNIWKGLGYGSIVYLAAIAGIDRNYYEAAMIDGAGKWQQIRHVTIPALTPLIIILTILNVGKIFNSDFGLFYQLPRNSGPLFPVTDVIDTYVYRGLTSLGDISMSAAAGLYQSIVGFILVMLTNYIVKKIDPEYALF; via the coding sequence ATGGTTTTACCGGGAGTCGCATGGTTTGTAATCTTTGCGTATTTACCGATGTTTGGAACTGTGATTGCCTTTAAAGATTACCGCGTAGATGGAAACGGTTTCATATCTAGTCTGATGAGTAGTGACTGGGTAGGGTTAGACAATTTTAAGTTTTTATTTAGAACAGATGATGCATTTATTATTACCAGGAATACCGTACTTTATAACTTAGTGTTTATCATCGTTGGACTATTACTTGGCGTGGCTTTAGCGATCGTCTTTAACAGTTTAGTGAACAAACGCATGGCAAAAGTGTATCAAACCGGTATGCTATTTCCGTATTTCTTATCATGGGTTGTTGTAAGTTACTTCCTTTACAGCTTCTTAAGTGAGGATAGTGGACTACTTAATTCGATGATTGTCGCGTTTGGTGGCGACCCGATATCGTGGTATAGCGATCCACAGTATTGGCCATTCATCCTAATTTTCATGAATATTTGGAAGGGTCTCGGTTACGGAAGTATCGTTTATCTGGCTGCGATTGCAGGTATCGATCGAAATTATTACGAAGCCGCGATGATCGATGGCGCTGGCAAATGGCAACAAATTCGCCACGTAACGATTCCAGCCTTAACACCGCTGATTATCATTTTAACCATTCTGAACGTCGGCAAAATTTTCAACTCCGATTTCGGTCTGTTCTACCAGCTTCCGCGAAATTCAGGGCCACTTTTTCCAGTGACGGATGTTATTGATACATACGTTTATCGTGGTTTAACATCACTAGGCGATATTAGTATGAGCGCTGCGGCCGGGCTTTACCAGTCAATTGTTGGCTTTATTCTGGTCATGCTCACAAACTATATCGTGAAGAAAATCGATCCTGAATATGCCCTATTTTAA
- a CDS encoding zinc ribbon domain-containing protein — protein sequence MAKSPQCQSCGMPMNKPEEFGTEKDGTRSEKYCLKCYEMGSWTNPDATFDEFYEISLKGFQESDMSKVGKFFLNKMYTKKFLKKLERWR from the coding sequence ATGGCAAAATCACCACAGTGTCAAAGTTGCGGCATGCCTATGAATAAACCCGAAGAATTTGGTACCGAAAAAGATGGTACTCGCTCGGAAAAATACTGTCTGAAATGTTATGAAATGGGGAGCTGGACAAACCCTGATGCAACGTTTGACGAGTTTTACGAAATAAGCCTAAAAGGATTTCAGGAATCTGATATGAGTAAAGTCGGGAAATTTTTTCTCAATAAAATGTATACTAAGAAATTCTTGAAAAAGTTAGAGCGTTGGCGTTAA
- a CDS encoding IDEAL domain-containing protein: MSAKKISEAMSQQYKELENERIVMDVFIDCFMTMLAQKQRMERIQNEIDLALETQNRRRFYRLTTRMKRLQDEQLSM, translated from the coding sequence ATGTCTGCTAAGAAAATATCTGAAGCAATGTCCCAGCAATATAAGGAGCTCGAAAATGAAAGAATCGTTATGGATGTGTTCATCGACTGTTTCATGACAATGCTCGCGCAGAAACAGCGGATGGAACGGATCCAAAACGAGATTGATCTTGCTTTGGAAACTCAAAATAGACGGCGTTTTTATCGTTTGACTACTCGGATGAAACGATTGCAAGATGAGCAGCTGAGTATGTAA
- a CDS encoding transposase: MAIIHQPTLFDMETLLTLEPMKRYSEIFSPLPLVKIVRLFDKPTRMGRPLSLNYEATFKALVIRYVEGIPTIKALVKRLNEDLMFKMNLRFLYSEHVPSEASFSRFTHVLSQHVDVLQTVNHVLLEQIDAINGLFSEQLAIDATHFSAHDKAHKTDNPKLPSVAEQLTMSSEDLMRTIPNNPTWSIKKNSKGKNMFWFGYKLHLAVSTTTQYIVGSLLSAAFVSDSSVAIPLLRQVTAIGSKPSYMMMDKGYDVTAIYHAGHQLKIEPIIDFNRRREITSGEVNEHFHPTCFLEYPYKYDSVDKRYQALKFTSPQDKCQTCPLRDEGMCQKVIKIKQTTNLRKYAVPARGTQAWEKLYSLRSAVERVNGYLKNNYQLSNVRFNGGKATATHVSLIQLTYNAVKFAVERLTKKQLLNV; encoded by the coding sequence ATGGCTATTATACACCAACCAACGTTATTTGACATGGAAACTTTATTAACACTAGAACCAATGAAACGATACAGTGAAATTTTCTCCCCATTACCGCTCGTAAAGATCGTACGGTTATTTGATAAACCTACTCGCATGGGAAGACCCTTGAGCCTCAACTATGAAGCGACGTTCAAAGCGCTTGTGATTCGTTATGTAGAAGGCATTCCAACAATCAAAGCACTTGTAAAGCGTTTAAATGAAGATCTTATGTTTAAGATGAATCTTAGATTTCTATACTCGGAACATGTACCATCAGAAGCTTCTTTTTCTCGTTTCACACATGTGTTATCGCAACATGTAGATGTCCTTCAAACAGTAAATCATGTGTTACTGGAACAAATCGATGCCATAAATGGCTTATTTTCAGAGCAATTAGCTATAGATGCGACGCATTTCTCCGCACATGATAAAGCGCATAAAACAGATAACCCAAAGCTACCATCGGTAGCAGAACAATTAACAATGTCATCAGAAGATTTGATGCGAACAATCCCAAATAACCCAACATGGAGCATCAAAAAGAACAGCAAGGGGAAAAATATGTTTTGGTTTGGCTACAAGTTGCATTTAGCTGTTTCAACGACTACCCAATATATCGTGGGCAGTTTACTTTCTGCAGCCTTTGTCTCGGATTCATCTGTTGCAATCCCTCTTTTAAGGCAGGTAACAGCTATTGGTAGTAAACCAAGTTATATGATGATGGACAAAGGTTACGATGTGACGGCAATCTACCACGCGGGCCATCAGTTAAAGATAGAACCAATCATTGATTTTAATCGGCGTCGAGAAATCACGAGTGGAGAAGTGAATGAACACTTTCATCCTACATGTTTTTTAGAATATCCCTACAAATATGATAGTGTAGACAAACGTTATCAAGCGCTGAAGTTTACTAGTCCGCAGGACAAATGCCAAACCTGTCCACTGAGAGATGAAGGTATGTGCCAAAAGGTGATCAAAATAAAGCAAACAACTAATCTTCGGAAATATGCGGTACCTGCGCGTGGAACTCAAGCTTGGGAAAAGCTTTACAGCCTCCGAAGCGCTGTGGAACGAGTAAATGGCTATTTAAAAAATAATTATCAGCTATCCAATGTCCGTTTTAATGGTGGCAAAGCCACGGCCACGCATGTAAGCTTGATCCAGTTAACCTATAATGCCGTCAAATTTGCTGTGGAACGCCTGACAAAAAAACAACTCCTGAACGTTTAA
- a CDS encoding immunoglobulin-like domain-containing protein: MKQNMKKIALALVVTNVVASSIITALPPVQTHAAEQKLTTNLQASSAATVNYVSRNDTQVTGHVPSDAGKNVTIEVYDTVLGQLHNTYTGSADASGNYAVPITSIGTRKLSFRVKVTFDNGTTITQDVDDFNVGNFQPILNKTTREVTGKLENCPNTTLLVDAAPFRSVPVALTDANGNFAFTIPTEDYSPDILLLSFTLYNSQGVYMGYVGRAINPISLNTIPAVTFNVTGLNTNPQQGDTGKMTTSVLPANASQVVNYSSSDTSVMSVDSNGNWKAVGSGKANITVTSATNTAIATTIPVTVGSFVDPATIAAVNALFIDNNPANSIKDTTNQAAIDAAQNKVNAATDTIVRSELQKQIDKAKKELAAKTEIAQATASVNNLFSNAPTNTLLKDSTTQAMIDSASAQVNALAASKDKTKLQGDIANANDLFNQIAPTTIGGLTTNSTMVSGKGEANSDIVIKNGTVTIASGRVASDGNYLVSITPQVAGSTITAMVTKASNGKTSSASTLIPAALDYSLKANSYKVGTANLTGTYGKNIAKVRLFVNDKLIIQATTSNGAFTFPNIASFITKPTDKVEVVGVDGSYVERARVAVAVTGDPVYDYSLTANDYTLGNATLTGKYGKDVSKVRLWVNNVVVSQATTNADGTYTFDKVPSFVKLTSDKVEVVGVNATYNEIARKTVKTKGTSILDTSLTANSYAKGSANLTGTYGKDISKVRLWVNGVVVQQATTSNGNYTFTNIASFIKNKEDVVEVVGVDTQYNEKNRITVTKTGFDTLDNSLTAPANFTLNKDTTINGTMGTNVSKVRLSVNGVVVKQAATTGGTYTIAGANNYITNATDVVKIIAVDAQYKEVASKTITVKTDNTVYDYALNVNPYLFGASTITGTYGKDVSAVRLFVNGTVVKSAAISNGTFTVSGLASITSATDKVEIVAVNMAYKEVARVAIQ, encoded by the coding sequence ATGAAACAGAATATGAAGAAAATCGCACTTGCACTTGTTGTAACAAACGTAGTAGCAAGCAGTATCATCACAGCTTTACCTCCAGTACAAACACATGCGGCAGAACAGAAATTAACAACCAATTTGCAAGCTAGTTCAGCTGCTACAGTGAACTATGTATCAAGAAATGACACACAAGTAACTGGGCATGTACCATCGGATGCTGGAAAGAATGTAACAATTGAAGTCTACGATACAGTTTTGGGGCAACTGCACAACACATATACAGGTTCGGCTGATGCTTCTGGTAACTACGCGGTCCCTATTACTTCTATTGGCACGAGAAAATTATCTTTTCGAGTGAAGGTGACTTTCGATAATGGGACAACAATAACACAAGATGTCGATGATTTTAATGTCGGGAATTTCCAACCAATTCTTAATAAAACTACTAGAGAAGTAACTGGGAAGTTGGAAAATTGTCCCAACACGACTCTATTAGTAGATGCAGCCCCATTTCGTAGCGTCCCTGTCGCTCTTACAGATGCCAATGGAAACTTTGCCTTCACTATACCAACAGAAGATTATTCTCCAGACATTTTACTATTATCATTTACTCTTTACAATTCTCAAGGTGTATATATGGGCTATGTAGGTAGAGCAATTAATCCCATCTCGCTAAACACAATACCAGCTGTGACTTTCAATGTAACTGGATTAAATACCAATCCACAACAAGGGGATACTGGAAAGATGACGACAAGCGTCTTACCAGCCAACGCATCCCAAGTAGTTAATTACTCTTCTAGCGATACATCCGTCATGTCTGTCGATAGTAACGGGAACTGGAAAGCAGTCGGGTCTGGAAAGGCCAATATCACCGTAACATCTGCCACTAATACAGCGATTGCGACAACTATTCCAGTCACTGTTGGTAGCTTTGTTGACCCTGCCACTATCGCAGCAGTCAATGCGCTATTCATCGATAACAACCCGGCTAACTCCATCAAAGACACAACAAATCAAGCAGCGATTGATGCCGCACAAAATAAAGTGAATGCAGCAACTGATACAATCGTTCGTAGCGAATTGCAAAAACAAATCGACAAAGCAAAAAAAGAATTGGCCGCAAAAACAGAAATAGCACAAGCTACAGCAAGCGTGAATAACCTATTCAGCAACGCCCCAACGAACACGCTGTTGAAAGATAGCACAACACAAGCGATGATTGACTCAGCTAGCGCACAAGTAAACGCCCTAGCAGCAAGCAAAGACAAAACAAAACTACAAGGGGATATTGCCAACGCCAATGACTTGTTTAATCAAATCGCTCCTACTACGATTGGTGGACTAACAACAAATTCTACAATGGTATCTGGTAAAGGAGAAGCAAACAGCGACATCGTCATCAAAAATGGTACTGTGACAATTGCTTCTGGTAGAGTAGCGAGTGATGGTAACTATCTGGTCTCCATTACACCTCAAGTAGCAGGCTCCACGATTACCGCAATGGTAACAAAAGCATCAAATGGCAAAACATCCAGCGCAAGCACGCTCATCCCAGCAGCTCTTGATTACAGCCTAAAAGCGAATAGCTATAAAGTTGGTACTGCGAACCTCACAGGAACATATGGCAAAAATATTGCCAAAGTACGTCTTTTCGTGAATGACAAACTCATCATTCAAGCAACGACAAGCAATGGCGCATTCACTTTCCCTAACATCGCCAGCTTCATCACGAAACCAACCGATAAAGTTGAAGTTGTTGGCGTTGATGGTTCTTATGTCGAACGTGCACGCGTAGCCGTAGCCGTTACTGGCGATCCAGTCTACGATTACAGCTTGACAGCCAATGATTACACATTAGGAAATGCCACATTAACTGGTAAATACGGCAAAGATGTCTCGAAAGTCCGCCTATGGGTAAACAATGTAGTCGTTTCTCAAGCTACAACAAACGCAGATGGCACCTACACATTTGATAAAGTCCCAAGCTTTGTGAAATTGACAAGCGATAAAGTCGAAGTCGTGGGTGTAAACGCGACTTACAACGAAATCGCTCGCAAAACAGTGAAAACAAAAGGCACTTCTATTTTAGACACATCCCTAACAGCCAATAGCTATGCCAAAGGTTCCGCAAACCTGACGGGAACATACGGTAAAGATATTTCCAAAGTACGTCTCTGGGTGAATGGTGTTGTCGTGCAACAAGCAACAACAAGTAACGGCAACTATACATTTACCAACATCGCTAGCTTTATCAAAAATAAAGAAGATGTAGTAGAAGTTGTAGGTGTCGATACTCAGTACAACGAGAAAAATCGTATCACGGTTACAAAAACAGGTTTTGACACACTAGACAATAGCCTAACAGCCCCAGCCAATTTCACATTAAACAAAGATACAACAATCAACGGCACAATGGGTACTAACGTATCAAAAGTTCGTCTATCCGTCAATGGTGTGGTCGTGAAACAAGCCGCAACAACAGGTGGCACTTACACTATCGCAGGTGCCAACAACTATATCACAAACGCAACCGATGTCGTAAAAATTATCGCCGTCGATGCACAATACAAAGAAGTAGCAAGCAAAACAATCACTGTAAAGACAGATAACACCGTCTATGATTACGCGCTAAACGTCAATCCATATCTATTCGGTGCTAGCACTATTACAGGCACTTATGGAAAAGATGTCTCTGCCGTTCGTTTATTTGTAAACGGCACTGTAGTGAAATCAGCAGCCATCTCTAATGGCACATTCACAGTCAGCGGTCTTGCAAGCATCACAAGTGCCACCGATAAAGTAGAAATTGTAGCTGTGAACATGGCTTACAAAGAAGTAGCTCGTGTAGCAATCCAATAA
- a CDS encoding universal stress protein, translating into MGGSIMTGKISKRILVTIDGSEQSNDAFQEAIRIAELENASLVFFTVIQEIMPNNEELYLSLDVRPEMDDVYKALAEKRLEEMTATIDSNLEYRNETTHGDPKRSIIQFAKENDIDLIVIGATGRGAFERKLVGSTTSYVVNHATCNVMVVK; encoded by the coding sequence ATGGGTGGAAGTATCATGACGGGAAAAATAAGCAAGCGTATATTAGTAACTATTGACGGATCAGAACAATCCAATGATGCATTTCAGGAAGCTATCAGAATTGCGGAATTAGAAAATGCTAGTTTGGTTTTTTTTACGGTGATTCAAGAAATAATGCCGAATAACGAAGAACTCTATTTATCACTTGATGTAAGGCCGGAAATGGACGATGTGTACAAAGCATTAGCTGAAAAAAGACTAGAAGAAATGACTGCTACGATTGATTCCAATCTAGAATATCGAAATGAAACGACACATGGTGATCCGAAACGAAGTATTATCCAATTTGCAAAAGAGAATGATATTGATTTAATCGTTATTGGTGCAACTGGAAGGGGAGCCTTCGAGAGGAAACTGGTTGGCTCTACAACTTCATATGTTGTCAACCATGCGACGTGTAATGTAATGGTAGTAAAATAA
- a CDS encoding response regulator transcription factor produces the protein MLKMLLVDDEPLIVQGLRAVIQEFDEDIEIIGTAKNGMEALTHFANEPCDLVITDIKMPKMDGLQLIEAWKKEQPETKFIVLSGFQEFEYVKRGLAIGIENYLLKPLNETELIETITQIKEKVEADFQPTGDDAAYYILRDNALWRWLNNRIGMEDWKERMALYKMPLATEMRTALIWIQPMYEQVDRTADGWHKLQRQLRAEYPFMLLNPEEELLIGLMAEDEAGIAEQITTVYEEIGALIGVEQCFFLMSEVGTGTAYFPKAFRGLEQLLQERLVSSPGTLISADKILPHRWRPNFSQHQLARALVLQEKEKTLTWLDNFFIEWESHLYESDPHQVIRVLSEVALMMSESDPEQLLTAIRRLDGAATPCELKQTMLELIHPFFDRKQHDDNSKSPIIQKIISYVAEHFKEGMSLKTLGAKFHINAVYLGQLFQKEAGVHFTDYLNQYRVNHAKEVLMTTKQPVTAIAEESGYTDMAYFYRQFKKYTGYTPNGFRKKEKV, from the coding sequence ATGTTGAAAATGCTTTTAGTAGATGATGAACCGCTGATAGTACAAGGATTGCGGGCTGTGATACAGGAGTTTGATGAGGATATAGAGATTATTGGTACGGCGAAAAATGGGATGGAGGCGCTAACGCACTTCGCGAACGAGCCGTGTGACCTCGTGATTACGGATATTAAGATGCCGAAAATGGACGGATTACAGTTGATTGAAGCGTGGAAAAAGGAACAACCGGAGACGAAATTCATCGTGTTATCGGGATTCCAAGAATTCGAGTACGTGAAACGGGGACTTGCGATTGGGATTGAGAATTATTTGTTAAAACCGCTGAACGAGACGGAATTAATCGAGACGATCACGCAAATTAAGGAAAAAGTAGAAGCTGATTTTCAGCCGACGGGCGATGATGCGGCGTACTATATTTTGCGAGATAACGCGTTGTGGCGCTGGTTGAATAACCGAATTGGGATGGAGGATTGGAAGGAACGGATGGCGTTATACAAAATGCCGCTTGCGACGGAAATGAGGACGGCGCTCATATGGATTCAGCCGATGTATGAGCAGGTAGACCGGACGGCAGACGGTTGGCACAAGTTACAACGCCAGTTACGCGCGGAATATCCGTTCATGTTGCTGAACCCAGAAGAAGAGCTGCTCATTGGTTTGATGGCCGAAGATGAAGCAGGAATTGCAGAGCAGATCACGACGGTATACGAAGAAATCGGCGCGCTTATTGGCGTAGAACAGTGCTTCTTTCTCATGAGTGAAGTTGGAACCGGGACCGCCTATTTTCCAAAAGCATTCCGAGGACTCGAACAGCTACTACAAGAACGGCTCGTCTCCTCTCCCGGCACACTTATTTCAGCAGATAAAATTTTACCGCATCGCTGGCGTCCAAATTTCAGCCAACATCAACTAGCGCGAGCCCTCGTTTTGCAAGAAAAAGAAAAGACGCTAACTTGGCTTGATAACTTTTTCATCGAATGGGAATCACATCTTTACGAAAGCGACCCACATCAAGTCATCCGCGTCCTAAGTGAAGTTGCATTAATGATGTCCGAATCTGATCCAGAGCAGCTACTGACCGCGATTCGCAGACTAGATGGCGCAGCAACACCATGCGAACTGAAACAAACAATGCTCGAACTCATCCACCCGTTTTTTGATCGGAAGCAGCACGATGATAATAGCAAAAGCCCGATCATTCAAAAAATCATTTCGTATGTCGCCGAACATTTTAAAGAAGGCATGTCCCTCAAAACGCTCGGCGCCAAATTTCATATTAACGCCGTTTATCTCGGTCAACTTTTTCAAAAAGAAGCTGGCGTTCATTTCACGGATTACCTCAACCAATATCGCGTCAACCATGCCAAAGAAGTTCTGATGACGACCAAACAGCCCGTGACAGCGATCGCCGAAGAATCAGGATACACTGACATGGCCTATTTTTACCGGCAATTCAAGAAATATACAGGATATACGCCGAACGGATTTCGCAAAAAAGAGAAAGTATAG